In one Curtobacterium citreum genomic region, the following are encoded:
- a CDS encoding polyribonucleotide nucleotidyltransferase translates to MEGPEIKFAEAVIDNGKFGKRVVRFETGRLAQQAQGAVAAYLDEETMLLSATSAGKHPREGFDFFPLTVDVEERSYAAGKIPGSFFRREGRPSTEAILVCRLIDRPLRPSFVDGLRNEVQIVITVLSIAPDEFYDALAINAASASTQISGLPFSGPIAGVRLALIGDQWVAFPKASQLAEAVFDLTVAGRVVTDDQGNEDVAIMMVEAEATEHSWDLIQGGATKPDEAVVAQGLEAAKPFLKVLVEAQAKMAAQSAKEIQDYPVFPPYAPEVYDAVEALALDELGDVYQIAGKLERQDKDDALKAKVKEAIAAKVEAGELPESANGQVSGAYKSVTKKVVRGRILTEQVRMDGRGLADIRPLDAEVAVIPRVHGSAIFQRGETQILGVTTLNMLKMEQQIDSLSPVTKKRYLHHYNFPPYSTGETGRVGSPKRREIGHGFLAERALVPVLPSREEFPYAIRQVSEALGSNGSTSMGSVCASTLSLLNAGVPLKAPVAGIAMGLVSDTVDGQTRYAALTDILGAEDALGDMDFKVAGTSDFVTAIQLDTKLDGIPSSVLDAALKQAKEARSAILGVLTEAIDAPDEMADTAPRVISVQIPVDKIGELIGPKGKTINGIQDETGADISIEDDGTVYIGAVDGPSAEAARAQVNAIANPTNPEIGDQFLGTVVKIATFGAFVSLLPGRDGLLHVSEVRKLAGGKRVENVEDVLGVGQKILVEVTKVDDRGKLSLAPVVADEVDTEGREGHEKHTEDNAEG, encoded by the coding sequence GCAAGTTCGGCAAGCGCGTCGTCCGGTTCGAGACCGGCCGCCTCGCACAGCAGGCGCAGGGCGCGGTCGCCGCGTACCTCGACGAGGAGACCATGCTCCTCTCGGCCACCAGCGCCGGCAAGCACCCGCGGGAGGGCTTCGACTTCTTCCCGCTGACCGTCGACGTCGAGGAGCGCTCGTACGCCGCCGGCAAGATCCCCGGTTCGTTCTTCCGTCGTGAAGGCCGTCCCAGCACCGAGGCGATCCTCGTCTGCCGCCTCATCGACCGGCCGCTGCGCCCGTCGTTCGTCGACGGCCTCCGCAACGAGGTCCAGATCGTCATCACCGTCCTGAGCATCGCGCCGGACGAGTTCTACGACGCACTGGCGATCAACGCCGCGTCCGCCTCGACGCAGATCTCCGGTCTGCCGTTCTCCGGCCCGATCGCCGGTGTGCGCCTCGCCCTCATCGGCGACCAGTGGGTCGCGTTCCCGAAGGCGTCGCAGCTCGCCGAGGCCGTCTTCGACCTCACGGTCGCCGGCCGCGTCGTCACCGACGACCAGGGCAACGAGGACGTCGCGATCATGATGGTCGAGGCCGAGGCCACCGAGCACAGCTGGGACCTCATCCAGGGCGGCGCGACCAAGCCGGACGAGGCCGTCGTCGCGCAGGGCCTCGAGGCGGCCAAGCCGTTCCTCAAGGTCCTCGTCGAGGCGCAGGCGAAGATGGCCGCCCAGTCGGCCAAGGAGATCCAGGACTACCCGGTCTTCCCGCCCTACGCCCCCGAGGTCTACGACGCGGTCGAGGCCCTCGCGCTCGACGAGCTGGGGGACGTCTACCAGATCGCCGGCAAGCTCGAGCGCCAGGACAAGGACGACGCCCTCAAGGCGAAGGTCAAGGAGGCCATCGCGGCCAAGGTCGAGGCCGGGGAACTCCCCGAGTCCGCCAACGGCCAGGTCAGCGGCGCCTACAAGTCGGTCACGAAGAAGGTCGTCCGCGGCCGCATCCTGACCGAGCAGGTCCGCATGGACGGTCGCGGCCTCGCCGACATCCGTCCGCTCGACGCCGAGGTCGCCGTGATCCCGCGCGTCCACGGTTCCGCGATCTTCCAGCGCGGCGAGACGCAGATCCTCGGCGTCACCACGCTGAACATGCTCAAGATGGAGCAGCAGATCGACTCGCTGTCGCCCGTCACGAAGAAGCGCTACCTGCACCACTACAACTTCCCGCCCTACTCGACCGGTGAGACCGGCCGCGTGGGCTCGCCCAAGCGTCGCGAGATCGGGCACGGCTTCCTCGCCGAGCGCGCCCTCGTGCCGGTGCTGCCGTCGCGCGAGGAGTTCCCCTACGCCATCCGTCAGGTGTCCGAGGCCCTCGGCTCCAACGGTTCGACGTCGATGGGCTCCGTCTGCGCCTCGACCCTGTCGCTCCTCAACGCCGGTGTGCCCCTCAAGGCGCCGGTCGCGGGCATCGCGATGGGCCTCGTCTCCGACACCGTCGACGGCCAGACCCGCTACGCGGCGCTGACCGACATCCTCGGTGCCGAGGACGCCCTCGGCGACATGGACTTCAAGGTCGCCGGCACGTCCGACTTCGTCACGGCGATCCAGCTCGACACGAAGCTCGACGGCATCCCCTCGTCGGTCCTCGACGCCGCGCTCAAGCAGGCAAAGGAAGCGCGCTCCGCCATCCTCGGCGTGCTGACCGAGGCGATCGACGCCCCCGACGAGATGGCCGACACCGCCCCGCGCGTCATCTCGGTGCAGATCCCCGTCGACAAGATCGGCGAGCTGATCGGCCCGAAGGGCAAGACGATCAACGGCATCCAGGACGAGACCGGTGCCGACATCTCGATCGAGGACGACGGCACCGTCTACATCGGCGCCGTCGACGGTCCCTCGGCCGAGGCCGCCCGTGCGCAGGTCAACGCGATCGCGAACCCGACGAACCCGGAGATCGGCGACCAGTTCCTCGGCACGGTCGTCAAGATCGCGACCTTCGGTGCCTTCGTGTCGCTGCTCCCGGGCCGCGACGGGCTGCTGCACGTCTCCGAGGTCCGCAAGCTCGCCGGTGGCAAGCGCGTGGAGAACGTCGAGGACGTCCTGGGCGTCGGCCAGAAGATCCTGGTCGAGGTCACCAAGGTGGACGACCGCGGCAAGCTGTCGCTCGCGCCGGTCGTCGCCGACGAGGTGGACACCGAGGGCCGCGAGGGCCACGAGAAGCACACCGAGGACAACGCCGAGGGTTGA
- a CDS encoding YbhB/YbcL family Raf kinase inhibitor-like protein has protein sequence MANDPNWNLPEVPTFTLTSPDFSDGDALPDWARGADAGGEDRSPALEWSGAPEGTQSYVLTVYDPDAPTGSGFWHWSLTDLPASTTSLPQGAGTDDALLPAEALRRRNEYGTDTFLGAAPPAGHGPHRYVFTLSALDVPVLEAPADATPAVVGFLLREHLLGRAQLTGTQETPAS, from the coding sequence ATGGCCAACGACCCCAACTGGAACCTCCCCGAGGTCCCCACGTTCACCCTGACGAGCCCCGACTTCTCCGACGGCGACGCGCTGCCCGACTGGGCGCGCGGCGCCGACGCCGGTGGCGAGGACCGCTCCCCCGCGCTCGAGTGGTCCGGGGCGCCCGAGGGCACGCAGAGCTACGTCCTCACCGTGTACGACCCCGACGCCCCGACCGGCTCGGGCTTCTGGCACTGGAGCCTGACCGACCTGCCGGCGTCGACGACCTCGCTGCCCCAGGGTGCCGGGACCGACGACGCGCTGCTCCCCGCCGAGGCGCTCCGCCGCCGCAACGAGTACGGGACCGACACCTTCCTGGGTGCCGCACCGCCCGCCGGCCACGGCCCGCACCGGTACGTGTTCACGCTGAGCGCGCTCGACGTGCCCGTGCTCGAGGCACCCGCCGACGCCACCCCCGCCGTGGTCGGCTTCCTGCTCCGCGAGCACCTGCTCGGGCGCGCGCAGCTCACCGGCACGCAGGAGACCCCGGCGTCCTGA
- a CDS encoding TetR/AcrR family transcriptional regulator gives MTVDSPQPAVQRLLGPSTNLASPDGSSVPPAPRSGGAKVRILETATRLFYEEGIRGVGVDRLISEASVTKATFYKHYGSKDNLILAYVRTQHERVRAGFEQLVSDAASPEAAVRAWVAAVSDEVGRAEFRGCAFLNAAAEYHDPRDPVREVVATHRDWYTDQLASLLQRAGHPLPGDGADELMLARDGAMAGAYAGDAIAATAALGRVVDRVIAA, from the coding sequence GTGACGGTCGATTCCCCCCAACCGGCCGTCCAGCGTCTCCTCGGCCCGAGCACGAACCTCGCGTCGCCGGACGGGTCGAGCGTCCCCCCGGCTCCCCGTTCCGGCGGCGCGAAGGTCCGGATCCTCGAGACCGCGACACGCCTGTTCTACGAAGAGGGCATCCGCGGGGTCGGCGTCGACCGGCTCATCTCGGAGGCGAGCGTGACGAAGGCCACCTTCTACAAGCACTACGGCTCGAAGGACAACCTGATCCTCGCCTACGTGCGCACCCAGCACGAGCGCGTCCGCGCCGGCTTCGAGCAGCTCGTCTCCGACGCCGCCAGCCCCGAGGCCGCGGTGCGCGCCTGGGTCGCCGCCGTCTCGGACGAGGTCGGTCGTGCCGAGTTCCGCGGCTGCGCGTTCCTCAACGCCGCCGCCGAGTACCACGACCCGCGCGACCCCGTGCGCGAGGTCGTCGCCACCCACCGCGACTGGTACACGGACCAGCTCGCCTCGCTCCTGCAGCGCGCCGGGCACCCGCTGCCCGGCGACGGGGCCGACGAGCTCATGCTCGCGCGCGACGGCGCGATGGCCGGCGCGTACGCCGGCGACGCGATCGCCGCGACCGCGGCGCTCGGCCGCGTGGTCGACCGCGTCATCGCGGCCTGA